Proteins encoded in a region of the Gemmatimonadota bacterium genome:
- a CDS encoding DsbA family protein — MPHRTPILAPMSLHRLTRIAALLGVLAALPLAAAPAHAQMVSRMLVKSGERTVALDGVGYQRGNPSADVWVVEFADFGCGYCEKFFRETQPVFDSLYINKGRVYWKFVPFTIGMFPNSEHAAEASICAAEQGKFFPMHDVLYDKRKEWMKAANAREQMSTYATRIKLDMSRFGTCMKGKAVGEQLQRNNVLARSLFVRGTPTFFINGEVVPGALPTDVFVKGMDAVLKEYGGKGGR, encoded by the coding sequence ATGCCGCACCGCACCCCGATCCTCGCCCCGATGTCCCTGCACCGCCTCACCCGCATCGCCGCCCTGCTCGGCGTGCTCGCCGCCCTCCCCCTGGCCGCCGCCCCGGCGCACGCGCAGATGGTCTCGCGGATGCTGGTGAAGTCCGGCGAGCGCACCGTCGCGCTGGATGGCGTGGGGTACCAGCGCGGGAATCCTTCGGCCGACGTGTGGGTGGTCGAATTCGCCGACTTCGGCTGCGGCTACTGCGAGAAGTTCTTCCGCGAAACGCAGCCGGTCTTCGACTCGCTGTACATCAACAAGGGGCGGGTGTACTGGAAGTTCGTCCCGTTCACCATCGGGATGTTCCCCAACTCGGAGCATGCCGCCGAGGCGTCGATCTGCGCCGCCGAGCAGGGGAAGTTCTTCCCGATGCACGACGTGCTGTACGACAAGCGCAAGGAGTGGATGAAGGCGGCGAACGCGCGCGAGCAGATGTCGACGTACGCCACGCGGATCAAGCTCGACATGTCGCGCTTCGGGACGTGCATGAAGGGGAAGGCGGTGGGCGAGCAGCTGCAACGCAACAACGTCCTCGCGCGCTCGCTCTTCGTGCGCGGGACGCCGACCTTCTTCATCAATGGCGAGGTCGTCCCCGGGGCGCTCCCCACCGACGTGTTCGTGAAGGGGATGGATGCGGTCCTGAAGGAGTACGGCGGCAAGGGCGGGCGCTGA
- the msrA gene encoding peptide-methionine (S)-S-oxide reductase MsrA has protein sequence MANETKRATLGGGCFWCLEAVYQEVDGVSGIVSGYAGGHVPNPTYEQVCGKKTGHAEVVQLEYDPARVSYRTLLEVFFAIHDPTTPDRQGNDVGPQYRSAIFTHDEAQADEARAIIAELTAERVFDAPIVTEVAPLPIFYPAEAYHQDYYRQHTRQPYCAFVIAPKLSKYRQHFAKRASS, from the coding sequence GTGGCGAACGAGACGAAACGTGCGACGTTAGGCGGCGGCTGCTTCTGGTGCCTCGAAGCCGTCTACCAGGAAGTGGACGGCGTCTCCGGGATCGTCTCCGGGTACGCGGGGGGGCATGTCCCCAACCCGACGTATGAGCAGGTGTGCGGCAAGAAGACCGGACACGCCGAGGTGGTGCAGCTGGAATACGACCCGGCGCGCGTGTCGTACCGCACGCTGCTGGAAGTCTTCTTCGCGATCCACGATCCCACGACCCCCGACCGCCAGGGGAACGACGTCGGGCCGCAATATCGCTCGGCGATCTTCACGCACGACGAGGCGCAGGCCGACGAGGCGCGCGCCATCATCGCCGAGCTCACCGCGGAACGCGTCTTCGATGCCCCGATCGTCACGGAGGTCGCCCCGCTCCCCATCTTCTATCCCGCGGAGGCGTACCATCAGGACTACTACCGGCAGCACACGCGGCAACCGTACTGCGCCTTCGTGATTGCCCCCAAGCTCAGCAAGTACCGTCAGCACTTCGCCAAGCGCGCCTCGTCGTGA
- a CDS encoding UDP-glucose/GDP-mannose dehydrogenase family protein: MKVAIVGTGFTGLVTGATLAEMGHAVTCIDTDRGMLARLREGILPFQEPGLAALVRRNSQELRLDFNSSLGEGVRGAEVVILALPSPIGADGVTDMSEWATVGGRLASLLRPYTVVIVAGTVRPGGTQLLRTILEEDGRRVGRDFDVVAVPSLFTHGAAVAEALSPRRIVVGGATEHAMRVLRRCYTPFLRDGAHLVTVDERSAETLRYAAAALRVALFGVTREIAGFCEEGGAEVAEVLAHMVGDEGGARLLRRSLGAAPATRDIREARAMVELANNWGCAPWTLEAALEQVPHTAEGVIQRLRAALDDELDGKRVGVWGMAGVSAGDDPDAAVGLRILRSLLGAGAHLVIHAPGSEDDVRASLGGLVDLTDAPLAALASAHALVVLSDIPSMRAIDLSRARRLMTRPVIVDPLALWNAQEMRNAGIAYNGGAGAQVAVAEHAL; this comes from the coding sequence ATGAAAGTCGCCATCGTAGGAACCGGCTTCACCGGACTCGTCACCGGCGCCACCCTCGCCGAGATGGGGCACGCCGTGACGTGCATCGACACCGATCGCGGCATGCTGGCGCGGCTCCGCGAGGGGATACTCCCGTTCCAGGAGCCGGGGCTCGCGGCGCTGGTGCGGCGGAACAGCCAGGAGCTACGACTCGACTTCAACTCGAGTCTCGGCGAGGGGGTGCGTGGCGCGGAGGTCGTGATTCTCGCGCTCCCCTCTCCCATCGGCGCCGATGGCGTCACCGACATGTCGGAGTGGGCGACCGTTGGCGGGCGGCTCGCGTCGCTGCTTCGTCCGTACACCGTGGTGATCGTCGCCGGCACCGTGCGCCCGGGCGGGACGCAGCTGTTGCGCACCATCCTGGAGGAAGACGGGCGGCGCGTCGGGCGCGATTTCGACGTCGTCGCGGTGCCGTCGCTCTTTACGCACGGGGCGGCGGTGGCCGAGGCCCTCTCGCCGCGACGCATCGTTGTCGGCGGCGCCACGGAGCACGCGATGCGCGTCCTTCGCCGCTGCTACACCCCCTTCCTGCGCGACGGGGCGCATCTGGTCACGGTCGACGAGCGAAGTGCCGAGACGCTGCGGTACGCCGCCGCTGCGCTGCGGGTCGCGCTGTTCGGGGTCACGCGCGAAATCGCCGGTTTCTGTGAGGAGGGCGGTGCCGAAGTCGCGGAGGTTCTCGCCCACATGGTGGGCGACGAGGGCGGGGCCCGCCTCCTGAGGCGTTCCTTGGGGGCCGCCCCGGCCACGCGCGACATTCGGGAGGCCCGGGCCATGGTCGAACTGGCCAACAACTGGGGGTGCGCACCGTGGACGCTGGAGGCGGCGCTGGAGCAGGTGCCGCATACGGCCGAGGGGGTGATACAACGCCTGCGCGCCGCCCTGGACGACGAGCTCGATGGCAAGCGGGTGGGGGTGTGGGGGATGGCGGGCGTCTCCGCGGGCGACGACCCCGACGCCGCGGTGGGACTTCGCATCCTCCGCTCGCTGCTGGGCGCGGGGGCGCACCTGGTGATCCACGCCCCCGGCAGCGAGGACGACGTACGGGCTTCGTTAGGCGGCCTGGTCGACCTCACCGACGCGCCGCTGGCGGCGCTCGCCTCGGCCCATGCCCTGGTGGTCCTGTCCGACATTCCGTCGATGCGTGCCATCGACCTGTCGCGCGCGCGGCGCCTGATGACGCGCCCGGTGATCGTCGACCCGCTGGCCCTGTGGAACGCGCAGGAGATGCGGAACGCCGGGATTGCCTACAACGGCGGAGCGGGGGCGCAGGTGGCGGTCGCGGAGCACGCGCTCTAG
- a CDS encoding response regulator, translating into MSDPVNLRLHVLIASLSEAVLVEDQHRRISLTNGAFCRMFGIPAPPEAMVGADCSQAAEESKHYFRDPASFVSRVQAVLDARETVIGDRLEMVDGRVLERDYVPVFQDGGYLGHLWKYRDVTDQVRAEERREERKKFYERVLDALPAQVAVFDRDGTYMYVSPSAIADEEMRAWLVGKTDADYCARRGLDAAIAERRMARVRQVADTGTEARFQETLPVRRTNEERHLVRFYTPVIGGDGGTELVLGYGLDITDLVRAEEKLREATRLAEQSARAKESFLANMSHEIRTPLNAVIGTAHLLDSTPLDELQRRYVDAIRYSADTLLALINDILDLTKIGTGNIAFESVPFRLPDLVNSVGDALRATAEGKGLSLHVTLDPALPPVVVGDPTRLTQVLLNLLGNAVKFTERGGVTLGVGVARNVAGNAGDALTLEFRVADTGIGIAEHQREAIFDAFTQERADTTRRYGGTGLGLAIVRELATRQGGGVRVESAVGEGSTFIVTLPARAGTMPALSPDGAGADGVVDLSGVRILLVEDNALNQFVATQLLSRAGAELVVEGNGVLALDRLRADRRFDVILMDIQMPEMDGFEATHRIRTELGIRGIEIPILALTASALVEQRSRAVALGMDDFVMKPFAPDDLKRRIAAAVWRSRHARALAASTRAGRDGEPGGEGDGEGSVDFEVLEAQTLGQAEFTIEMIDVYLAHLPVQWASVRDSAAAMQREALQGAAHKLKSACAVVGAGGLHATLQSLEDLALSASATQVAMLVQEAAPEVEQVQRVLARARARYEAQLA; encoded by the coding sequence GTGTCCGATCCCGTCAATCTTCGACTGCACGTCCTGATCGCGAGCTTGAGCGAAGCGGTGCTCGTCGAGGACCAGCATCGCCGCATCTCCCTCACGAACGGCGCGTTCTGCCGGATGTTCGGCATCCCGGCACCGCCGGAGGCGATGGTGGGCGCGGACTGCTCGCAGGCGGCCGAAGAGTCGAAGCACTACTTTCGCGATCCGGCGTCCTTCGTCTCGCGGGTGCAGGCGGTGCTCGACGCGCGTGAGACGGTGATCGGCGACCGTCTGGAGATGGTGGACGGTCGCGTGCTGGAACGGGACTACGTCCCCGTCTTCCAGGATGGCGGCTACCTGGGGCACCTGTGGAAGTACCGCGACGTGACGGACCAGGTGCGTGCCGAGGAGCGACGAGAGGAGCGCAAGAAGTTCTACGAACGCGTGCTCGATGCGCTCCCCGCGCAGGTGGCCGTCTTCGATCGCGATGGCACCTACATGTACGTGTCGCCGAGCGCGATCGCCGACGAGGAGATGCGCGCGTGGCTCGTGGGGAAGACCGACGCGGACTACTGCGCGCGCCGAGGGCTAGATGCCGCCATCGCCGAGCGTCGCATGGCGCGCGTGCGTCAGGTGGCGGACACCGGAACGGAGGCGCGCTTCCAGGAGACACTCCCGGTGCGCCGTACCAACGAGGAGCGCCATCTCGTGCGCTTCTACACGCCGGTGATCGGTGGCGATGGCGGGACCGAGCTGGTGCTCGGCTACGGGCTCGACATCACGGACCTCGTGCGCGCCGAGGAGAAGCTGCGCGAGGCGACGCGGCTCGCCGAGCAGTCGGCACGCGCGAAGGAGAGCTTCCTCGCCAACATGAGCCACGAGATCCGGACGCCGCTCAATGCGGTGATCGGGACCGCACACCTGCTCGACTCGACCCCCCTCGACGAGCTGCAGCGACGCTACGTGGATGCCATTCGGTACTCGGCCGACACGCTGCTCGCGCTCATCAACGACATCCTCGACCTCACCAAGATCGGGACGGGCAACATCGCCTTCGAGTCGGTCCCCTTCCGCCTGCCGGACCTGGTCAACTCGGTCGGGGATGCCTTGCGCGCCACCGCAGAGGGGAAGGGGCTGTCGCTGCACGTCACGCTCGATCCCGCGCTCCCCCCGGTCGTGGTGGGTGATCCAACACGCCTGACGCAGGTGCTGCTCAACCTCCTTGGCAACGCCGTGAAGTTCACCGAGCGGGGCGGCGTGACGTTAGGCGTGGGCGTGGCTCGTAACGTTGCTGGCAATGCGGGCGACGCGCTCACCCTCGAGTTTCGCGTGGCCGACACCGGGATCGGGATCGCCGAGCACCAGCGGGAGGCGATCTTCGACGCCTTCACGCAGGAGCGCGCCGACACGACCCGCCGGTACGGCGGGACCGGGCTTGGGCTCGCCATCGTGCGTGAACTGGCGACGCGTCAGGGCGGGGGCGTGCGGGTCGAGAGCGCGGTGGGTGAAGGGAGCACGTTCATCGTCACCTTGCCGGCACGCGCCGGGACGATGCCGGCGCTCTCGCCCGATGGCGCAGGCGCGGACGGCGTCGTCGATCTCTCCGGCGTGCGCATCCTGCTCGTCGAGGACAACGCCCTCAACCAGTTCGTCGCCACGCAGCTCCTGTCGCGTGCCGGGGCGGAGCTCGTGGTGGAAGGGAACGGCGTCCTCGCCCTCGATCGGTTGCGCGCGGACCGCCGCTTCGACGTCATCCTCATGGACATCCAGATGCCCGAGATGGACGGCTTCGAGGCGACGCATCGCATCCGCACGGAGCTGGGGATCCGCGGCATCGAGATCCCGATCCTCGCCCTGACCGCGTCGGCGCTGGTGGAACAGCGCTCGCGGGCGGTCGCGCTCGGGATGGACGACTTCGTCATGAAGCCGTTCGCGCCCGACGACCTCAAACGGCGCATTGCCGCGGCGGTCTGGCGGTCGCGTCATGCGCGTGCCCTCGCGGCGTCGACGCGCGCCGGGCGCGACGGCGAGCCGGGAGGCGAGGGCGACGGCGAGGGGTCGGTGGACTTCGAGGTGCTCGAGGCGCAGACCCTGGGGCAGGCGGAGTTCACGATCGAGATGATCGACGTCTACCTGGCGCACCTGCCAGTCCAGTGGGCGTCGGTTCGCGACTCGGCGGCGGCGATGCAGCGTGAGGCGTTGCAGGGGGCGGCGCACAAGCTCAAGTCGGCCTGCGCGGTTGTCGGTGCCGGGGGGCTGCACGCCACGTTGCAGTCGCTCGAGGACCTCGCGCTCTCGGCCAGCGCGACCCAGGTCGCGATGCTCGTGCAGGAGGCGGCACCGGAGGTCGAGCAGGTGCAACGTGTGCTGGCGCGCGCGCGCGCGCGGTACGAGGCCCAGCTCGCGTGA
- a CDS encoding response regulator transcription factor translates to MTAATRTVPLRALVVDDDPVSRALLARYVGQHDALQLVEVCASAVEAVPFLRAGAVDVVFLDVEMPEMSGLELVRALDRRPHVVLVTGKAQYAVEAFAVAVSDYLLKPVQFPRFLQAVERVMRARQAEAHLDAPPTPPAPQGPSAPEEAATAWSRDILFARVDGRLMRIPLREVHWVEAKGDYVLLHAPKQRYMVHATMKTMEARLPAADFVRVHRSHIVRLDRIVDLEESTIVVERDVVPVGASYRTPLLMRLNTL, encoded by the coding sequence GTGACCGCCGCGACGCGCACCGTCCCGCTCCGGGCCCTGGTCGTCGACGACGATCCCGTGTCGCGTGCCCTGCTCGCGCGCTATGTGGGGCAGCACGATGCGTTGCAGCTGGTGGAGGTGTGCGCCTCGGCGGTCGAGGCCGTCCCCTTCCTGCGCGCCGGCGCCGTCGACGTCGTCTTTCTCGATGTGGAAATGCCGGAGATGTCGGGGTTGGAGCTCGTGCGCGCCCTCGACCGGCGGCCGCACGTCGTGCTCGTGACGGGCAAGGCGCAGTATGCCGTCGAGGCGTTCGCCGTGGCCGTGAGCGACTACCTGCTCAAGCCGGTGCAGTTCCCCCGCTTCCTGCAGGCGGTCGAGCGCGTGATGCGTGCCCGGCAGGCCGAAGCCCACCTCGACGCGCCGCCCACACCCCCTGCGCCGCAGGGGCCGTCCGCGCCGGAGGAGGCAGCGACGGCGTGGTCGCGCGACATCCTCTTCGCGCGGGTCGACGGGCGGTTGATGCGCATTCCCCTCCGTGAGGTGCACTGGGTCGAGGCCAAGGGCGACTACGTCCTGCTGCACGCCCCAAAGCAGCGCTACATGGTCCATGCGACGATGAAGACGATGGAGGCGCGACTCCCCGCCGCCGACTTCGTGCGGGTGCATCGTTCGCACATCGTGCGACTGGACCGCATCGTGGACCTGGAGGAATCGACGATCGTCGTGGAGCGCGATGTGGTCCCGGTCGGCGCCTCCTACCGCACACCCTTGTTGATGCGACTCAACACGCTGTGA
- a CDS encoding PAS domain S-box protein, which produces MTALPPKGMADRERMHELRLLLQSVASGGALPDVLTRVAEWIERISPGSLCSVLLLDESKTRMRHGAAPSLPAAYVQQIDGIVIGPRVGSCGTAAYTAKPVIVSDIANDPLWDDFRSIAAPFGLRACWSHPILGAAGQVLGTFAVYKSAPALPTESEWELLVDASHITALIIERSRADQARQEHARDLRSIVENAMDLIVRLDADARFTYVNPAALQLSGRTQEQLMGRAAVDLGLPESTVTMIEEVYHTAIRTRAPVRYEHALPTVQGERWLDAVTAPSYDAEGTLTGFVVIARDITEGRQAREALRRSEERLRLIFDRSERSIALLDTDGRLKEVGDLAMQATALDRASVLNAHFWELPTFADSPQAQAQLRRAITDAAAGTPSGGEVTYRGAKGETRYGWFNAVPVRDAEGTVVELLLEGSDQTATRELELRVRQSEKMESLGRLAGGIAHDFNNVLAAILGYGELLLADAPPGTETFEGLQHIVTSSRRARDLVRQILAFSRKAEIAHQPVDLRLVMEDGLRLLRASLPSTIELRERVSATPLVVMGDATQLSQVLLNLGTNADYVLRKKGDGSLEVRLERVYLGDGEARVYGVTPGQYARLSVRDSGDGIPSAVLPKIFEPFFTTKPMGEGTGMGLAVVHGIVTSHGGGIRVESSSIGTAFEVVFPIVSTPVNVPVQPQASSARGSGRVLVVDDEAAIVNLLRRVLPRRGFEVVSLTTPVDALAQFQAEPDRFDLMITDRTMPRMTGEALAAQVHAIRPGLPVIITSGQGNPADEDEAMANTVFLAKPFDVADLMAAIERARRKVAR; this is translated from the coding sequence GTGACCGCGCTGCCCCCGAAGGGGATGGCCGATCGCGAGCGCATGCACGAGCTTCGCCTCCTGCTGCAGTCGGTCGCGTCCGGCGGTGCGCTCCCCGACGTCCTGACTCGCGTGGCGGAGTGGATCGAACGCATCAGCCCGGGGTCGCTCTGCTCGGTCCTGCTGCTTGACGAGTCGAAGACGCGCATGCGCCATGGGGCCGCGCCGTCGCTCCCGGCGGCGTACGTCCAGCAGATCGACGGGATCGTGATCGGTCCCAGGGTCGGGTCGTGTGGCACGGCGGCCTACACCGCGAAGCCGGTCATCGTCAGCGATATCGCCAACGATCCGCTCTGGGACGACTTCCGGTCCATCGCCGCCCCCTTCGGCTTGCGCGCCTGCTGGTCGCATCCGATTCTCGGCGCCGCCGGTCAGGTGCTGGGGACGTTCGCCGTGTATAAGTCCGCCCCCGCGCTCCCCACGGAGAGCGAGTGGGAACTGCTCGTCGACGCGTCGCACATCACCGCCCTCATCATCGAGCGATCACGGGCCGATCAGGCGCGGCAGGAGCACGCGCGTGACCTGCGGTCCATCGTCGAGAACGCGATGGATCTCATCGTGCGTCTCGACGCCGACGCGCGCTTCACGTACGTCAATCCGGCAGCGCTCCAACTCTCCGGGCGCACGCAGGAGCAATTGATGGGCAGGGCGGCGGTCGATCTCGGACTCCCCGAATCGACGGTCACGATGATCGAGGAGGTGTACCACACCGCCATTCGCACGCGTGCCCCGGTCCGTTACGAGCATGCCCTTCCCACGGTGCAGGGGGAGCGCTGGCTCGATGCGGTGACCGCGCCATCGTACGATGCCGAGGGGACGCTGACCGGCTTCGTCGTGATTGCGCGTGACATCACCGAGGGGCGCCAGGCGCGCGAGGCGTTGCGACGTTCCGAGGAGCGACTGCGCCTCATCTTCGACCGCTCCGAGCGCTCGATCGCCCTCCTCGACACGGACGGGCGACTGAAGGAAGTGGGGGACCTCGCCATGCAGGCCACGGCGCTCGATCGCGCGAGCGTGCTCAATGCGCACTTCTGGGAGCTCCCCACCTTCGCCGACTCGCCCCAGGCGCAGGCGCAGCTGCGCCGCGCCATAACCGATGCGGCGGCGGGGACTCCCTCGGGCGGGGAGGTGACGTATCGCGGCGCCAAGGGCGAAACGCGCTACGGCTGGTTCAACGCGGTCCCGGTCCGCGATGCCGAGGGGACGGTCGTCGAGCTCCTGCTCGAAGGGAGCGACCAGACCGCGACGCGCGAGCTCGAACTACGGGTGCGCCAGTCCGAGAAGATGGAATCGTTGGGGCGACTCGCCGGCGGGATCGCCCACGACTTCAACAACGTCCTCGCCGCCATCCTCGGCTACGGCGAGTTGCTGCTGGCGGACGCCCCACCCGGAACCGAGACGTTCGAGGGGTTGCAGCACATCGTCACCTCCTCGCGGCGCGCGCGCGACCTCGTGCGCCAGATCCTGGCCTTCAGCCGAAAGGCCGAGATCGCGCACCAGCCCGTCGACTTGCGCCTCGTGATGGAGGATGGGCTTCGGCTGTTGCGGGCGTCGCTTCCTTCCACCATCGAGCTGCGCGAACGCGTGAGTGCCACGCCGCTGGTGGTCATGGGCGACGCCACCCAGCTGTCGCAGGTCCTGCTCAACCTGGGGACCAACGCCGACTACGTGCTGCGCAAGAAGGGCGACGGATCGCTCGAGGTCAGGCTGGAGCGCGTCTACCTTGGCGACGGCGAGGCGCGCGTGTACGGCGTGACGCCGGGACAGTACGCGCGCCTCTCGGTCCGCGACTCCGGCGACGGGATTCCCTCCGCGGTCCTTCCCAAGATCTTCGAGCCGTTCTTCACGACCAAGCCCATGGGCGAGGGGACCGGGATGGGGCTCGCCGTGGTCCACGGGATCGTGACCTCGCACGGCGGCGGCATTCGAGTCGAATCGTCGTCCATCGGAACCGCCTTCGAGGTCGTCTTCCCCATCGTCTCCACCCCGGTCAACGTCCCCGTGCAGCCGCAGGCGTCCAGTGCGCGCGGTTCGGGACGCGTCCTCGTGGTCGATGACGAAGCGGCCATCGTCAACCTCCTGCGGCGCGTCCTCCCCCGGCGCGGTTTCGAGGTCGTCTCGCTCACGACCCCCGTCGACGCGCTCGCGCAGTTCCAGGCGGAGCCCGACCGCTTCGACCTCATGATCACCGATCGCACCATGCCGCGCATGACCGGCGAGGCGCTGGCGGCACAGGTGCATGCAATCCGTCCCGGCCTCCCCGTCATCATCACCAGCGGCCAGGGCAATCCAGCCGACGAGGATGAGGCGATGGCCAACACCGTCTTCCTGGCCAAGCCATTCGACGTGGCCGACCTGATGGCCGCGATCGAGCGCGCACGACGAAAGGTCGCGCGTTAG
- a CDS encoding AAA family ATPase: MTESTGRDAWPEAHEAEVALLGAMLLSPVVIPSVRGSLRTEDFASTTHRRLYGAIVALHDAGEAVEFLTLQAYLVRTGELAAIGGVETLSALLDVPTAANAPAHVRLVQESARLRRLATHGQTLVEAIRTRAGTAEEILAEHLSALMAETYQRSDRGFRRVRSLEVLEAIERRAQGEPDGIPTGFRECDRYTAGFQRGELIVVGAVPKCGKSTFTTQIALQVALGGHGGAAIVSAEMPRRAVLERMLSALAGVPGHRLQRGDLSAPEWRRVLDAQTRLDQAPIWIDDEALPELRDVMQRVLALKAQHPELSLVVVDYLQLVQHRLKGRRGDEEIEAVANGLKRLADRAEVVVVSPAQLNQKPIDARQDKRPLLSDLSGSMGPLKAADFVALLYRPILHEGAAGIDGDRLHVFVDAARRTSTFSFTLDWQATVTRAVESSPWISPDMPLLPTATHPEAA; encoded by the coding sequence ATGACCGAGTCGACCGGGCGTGACGCGTGGCCGGAAGCCCACGAAGCCGAGGTCGCTCTCCTCGGGGCGATGCTGCTCTCCCCGGTGGTGATCCCGTCGGTGCGCGGCTCCCTACGCACGGAGGACTTCGCGTCGACGACGCACCGCCGCCTGTACGGGGCGATCGTCGCCCTGCACGACGCCGGCGAAGCAGTCGAGTTTCTCACGCTGCAGGCGTATCTCGTCCGTACCGGAGAGCTCGCGGCGATCGGTGGCGTCGAGACGTTGTCCGCACTGCTCGACGTACCGACCGCGGCGAATGCGCCGGCACACGTGCGACTCGTGCAGGAGAGCGCGCGGCTGCGGCGCCTGGCGACGCATGGGCAGACGTTGGTCGAGGCGATCCGGACGCGCGCGGGCACCGCGGAAGAGATCCTCGCCGAACACCTCTCCGCGCTCATGGCGGAGACCTATCAGCGCAGCGACCGGGGCTTCCGCCGCGTGCGCAGCCTTGAGGTCCTCGAGGCGATCGAGCGACGCGCTCAGGGAGAACCCGACGGAATTCCGACGGGCTTCCGGGAGTGCGATCGCTACACGGCCGGGTTTCAGCGTGGCGAGTTGATCGTCGTCGGCGCGGTGCCCAAGTGTGGAAAATCGACGTTCACCACGCAAATCGCGCTGCAGGTGGCGTTAGGGGGCCACGGGGGCGCCGCGATCGTCTCCGCCGAGATGCCGCGTCGCGCCGTCCTGGAACGCATGCTCAGCGCGCTCGCCGGCGTGCCGGGGCATCGGTTGCAGCGCGGCGACCTCTCCGCGCCGGAATGGCGACGCGTGCTCGACGCGCAGACGCGCCTGGACCAGGCGCCGATCTGGATCGACGACGAAGCGCTCCCGGAGCTGCGCGACGTGATGCAGCGCGTCCTCGCCCTCAAAGCGCAGCATCCCGAGCTCTCGCTCGTCGTCGTCGACTACCTGCAGTTGGTGCAGCATCGCCTGAAGGGTCGTCGTGGCGACGAGGAAATCGAGGCCGTCGCGAACGGTCTCAAGCGCCTCGCGGATCGCGCGGAGGTCGTCGTCGTGTCGCCGGCGCAGCTGAACCAGAAACCGATCGACGCCCGCCAGGACAAGCGCCCCCTGCTGTCCGACCTCTCGGGCAGCATGGGGCCTCTGAAGGCGGCCGATTTCGTCGCGCTGCTGTACCGCCCGATCCTGCACGAAGGCGCGGCCGGCATCGACGGGGATCGCCTCCACGTCTTCGTCGACGCGGCGCGACGCACCAGCACCTTCTCGTTCACGCTTGATTGGCAGGCGACCGTGACGCGAGCCGTCGAATCATCCCCGTGGATCTCTCCCGACATGCCGTTGCTCCCGACGGCCACGCATCCGGAGGCCGCGTGA